One uncultured Draconibacterium sp. genomic window, TACCGAAGATGATCCGCGAACAGCTTACCAGGAAATTGCGGAATTGATACAAAGTTACAATACCAAATGGGTTGTGGTACTTGGTAATCATGATGATGAACACAACACAAGCCGAATGAAAATTGCCAAACTGCTCACCACTTTTCCAAACTGTTTAAACCAGGTAAGTACAGATATTTTTGGAACAACAAACTTTACACTGTCTATTGGAGAGAAGAAAAAACAAGCTCTTTTGTACTTTTTAGATTCAAATGCCTATTCAACCCTAAAACCCAAAGTTGAAGGTTATGGATGGTTTGATAATTCGCAGATAAACTGGTATAAAAAACAAAGCCAAACCTTTACGGAACAAAACAATGGAAATCCCATTCCTGCACTGGCCTTTTTTCATATTCCGTTACCCGAGTACAACCAGGTTTGGGACACAGATACGTTGAAAAAAGTTGGTTCGAAAAATGAAGACGTTTGTTGTCCGGAACTAAACACCGGCATGTTTGCTGCCATGGTGGAAGCCGGCGACGTGATGGGCACTTTTGTTGGTCACGACCACGTTAACGATTACATTGGTGTTTTATACGACATTGCTTTAACATACGGTCGCTGCTCGGGTGTAAACAATGCATATGGCGAATTACCATCGGGTGGACGGGTTATTTTGCTTACAGAAGGAAAACGCGAATTTGCGACATGGATTCGTGAGGCAAACGGCAAAAAAGTTCTTGAAGCCAACTATCCCAAAAGCTTTCAGTAGTTTTTGGGAATGTAGATCGAATTGATTTTCTACCCGACACATGAATATTAAAACCAAGACTTTACACCCACTTTTTTGAAAATTTTGAGTGGCTTTTCAGAAAAATATGACGTAACTTTATATCTATAATTGTCTCGAAGTTCTTCGAAATACGTCATAATCAACCTGAAAATAGCTCGCCATGAAAAATACAATTCACCTTCAGGGATCTATTCGGAAAAAAGAGTTTCTGGTTCCCATTAAAAAGAGTATTCTAACAAATACCGTTGTTAGCGAAGCATCAAATCCGTATGCCGACTATTACGGCCAACTTCCGCGTAAAGCTGAGCCCAATTCCATATTCTTACACACAACTAAATTCTACTTTTTAGAAGAAATTTTAAGTTACTCTCAAGGATTGGAGAAATGCCTGCGAGATACCTTAAACATAGCGAGTGCGTATATCGAAATAAACAAAAAACAATTTCCTGCCATTCGGATAAAACAATTTACAGATTATTCGCAAATTGAAAAATTACAGACTTGTCTGGCCCGACAGGGTGTTGAGTTTTCAGAGAAATTTCAGTTTAACGGAGAAGTAGACGTTAGAATAAATAAAATATTTCATTTAGAAGAGATTGAAAATACCGTATTTATCGATTTAACAGAGGAGCACAAAGGTTATATTACACACGAAACACCTTTAACATCAGAAGAATTTGAAGAAAAGATTATTGCAGTAAAAAATAATCATGTGTGCAAACTTTTTGATGCCGTGCGTGGAGAACTTTTAATGAATGGCAAAGTAGTTGAACTGGTGCGCGTTTACTCGGAAGCACTGGATCTTAAACTTTTGGAATGCATTAAAAAAGGCTTCAAGTAGAATACCAGCTTATCGCCATAAACTCAGAAACTTTTATCAGAACCAAAAACCTACATTAAAAAACAGGTTTAAGTTTCGATCGATATTGGAACTGGCAAAAACCAACTCAACCGGCCCGATGAAGCTGTTGTAACTAAACTTGGTTCCGTAGCCCAACAATAATTCAATATTATCCAGATTACCAAGTTCATTTTCCATCATACCAACATCTGTCATAAAAGTAACATACAGTTTGGGATAGAAGTTATATTCAAAATTTGTACTGATTTTTCCGGCATAAATTCCGAGACTTTCCAAATACCGAAGACCGGTAAAAGAGATGTGACTGTCGACATAATTACGCGGATTTAAACCACCAAAAGCAAAAAGGTGCTGAACTGCCGGAATTCTCGGTCCTGTTACCTGAGATTCAGCAAACGGAGTTATTTTATCGGTAAAAGTATAACCTGCAAAAATTTCGGGTTTGTAAATCCATTTTTCAGCCATTCTGATATTGCTGTTATACCTAAACGATAATATGGATCCATTTGATAAAATATCGCTCCACTGGTCAGAAAACGGGAAAACATGTTTAAACTGAAGTTCGAGTAAGCGGCCTTTGCTTGAGAAAGTTGTTCGGTTTCTGGAGTCGTGATGAAAGGAAAAAAACAAATTTCCGTAGTCAGCAAATTTATTGTAGGCATCCAAATCAGGATCGATTACTACGTCCTGTTTAAACCTGAAATTTTCGTATTTAAAACCAAACTTAATCAGGTAATTGTTTTTTATGGTCATGGGTATAAATGCCGATACACTTAAATTATCGAAATCCCATTTATTTACTTTTTTACCGTGGTCGTACTGCGAAAAACTCATCGAATACAAATCGGTTTCCATTCCAAAACCCGGTTTAAATCCATTGTTGATGATAAACATTGATTTTAGTCTTGGATTTTCACCCAAAACCATATCGGTAAAAAGTTTTGCCCTGCCCTCTTTTATATTTCGTAAGGCCAAATTAATCAAAACGCTCCCTTTCGAATAATTGTCGTAATGGATACCTGCTGACAAACTGCCTTTATTGATGTTTCCGGTTTCTATTTTTACATCAACCTTATCATTTTCTGCCGGCTCAAGTTCGTAACGTAATTCGTTAAAAACGCGCGAACCATTTAAAAGCAGCATTTTCTGTTCCAGATCGGAAAGAGCCGTTCTGTTATTTCGCATTTCGGTAAGAAAGCCCTGATACTTGTCGTAGTTTTTAATCTGCTCATCGGCCCAAACTATCTGATTTATGTCTATTGAATCCTGCAGCGGCGTGTGTATTCGTTTCGGTCGTTCGGTATCGAGTGCATTCAGTGAATCAGCCAAAGCTTTCAGATCGGCATAATTTTCACGTGCCACACGTTCGCCAATGGCCATAATAGAGTCGTACTGATTAAAATCAAGCATTCCGTATGGCATATCAATTTTCACATAATGATCGGTCATTTTCATACCGCGCTTATTGGCTTCCACCCTGTAAAAACTAATCACCTGATCGAGAACAGTGGTTATTGATTCAATTTCGTCGATACTCGACTTCAATCCACTTTGTACATCAAGACCAATAATAATATCAGCGCCCATTTCTTTTACATACTCTGCCGGATAATTGTTAACTACACCACCATCAATCAAATACCTGCCATCGTATTTTGTAGGCGAAAAATAACCGGGAATCGCCATGGAAGCTCTCACTGCACGTGCCAGATTTCCTTTCTTCAGCACAATAGCTTCTCCGGTAAGCAAATCGGTTCCCACACATAAAAACGGAACAGGGAGTTGACTAAAATCGCTTATTTGAGCCACCGGAGCGAAAAGATTATTCAACATCAAATCGATGTTAAAACTGGTATTTAACGATTTACTAAGCGAAACGCCATTTCCCTGCAATGGTAAAGTGAACACAAATTTATCGCTAAACAATTTCTCTTCAAACGATACATATTTGCGCTCTTGTACATCGCTGATAAAACTATCCCAATCTTGTTCTCTGATAATTTGGGAAATGGTTTCCGCTGAATAACCGACTGAATACAAAGCAGCTGTAATGGCTCCCATGCTCGAACCACCAATATAATCAATGGGCATATCCACTTCTTCGAGCACTTTTAACAAGCCAATATATGCAAAACCTTTCGCACCTCCTCCACTCATCACCAAACCCACTTTTGGGCGCTTGTTCTTTTCTTTATTATCCGGAACCTGAGCAAAACCATTAATGGTAAAAACCACTAAAAGTAAAAGTGAAAAGTATACGCTTCGAAAATCCATATAAGTACCTGTTTTTTCTGTCATTTAAAATAAAACAATATTTGAGCTTATTAATACTGAATCAGGATATTTTTGTATTTAACGGCTCATTTATCCGGTTCAAACATCGGAATTATAATTCATACGGTTGATCGAGCCAAAAAAAGCCTTGAAAAACAGTATTTTCAAGGCCCATTATTCTGTCAGCTGTTACTATTGTGCCAGCTCTTTAATTTGATCCAATTTTGTTTTGACCTCATCGTCATCGCGTAATAGTAAAGCTTTTCGATACCAAAAACGAGCAACATTGTAGTTCTGTTCTTCAAATGCTTTATCTGCAGTTGATTTAAACTGATCGAATTGTTGTTGCGACTGACCGGCAACACGTTCGGCAACACGACGTTCGATCTCAACCAGCTGAGCTTTTGGATATTCCTCGTCTGCTTTTTGGCCCAAAGCCTGATTGTACCATCCACGAGCCACAGCCAATTCATTTTCACGAAAATTGGTATCACCTAAATCAACAAAACGCTGATATTCTCTGTCTCTCTGGCTTAACATCATTCCGTTTAAAATTCGGTTTATTTCGTCAATTCTTTGTGGTGGATAACTTTCTTCAGGTTTCAACTCATTGGCTTTGTAATACCAGGCGCGCGACACATTGTACTGTTTATCGTCGAAGAAGGCGTCTGCCTTTAAAATCAACTGATCGTAAAGTGCGTTTATTCCGGACTCTGCCAGTATTCGCTGTTCATCCAACTCTTCGCTCATTTTCGCGATGTCCGCTTTTCGATTGGCCAAATCTTCTGCTGCAGCTTTCTCTGCCAAAATTCGTTGCTGCTCCTGATTACGGATCTCATCAATTTTCATAATCTGCGAACGCGGATATTCTTCCTCCGGTTTTACTCCAAGCGCCAACTCATATTGCAAACGGGCATCATCGTATTTTTGAGTGCGGAAATAACCGTCAGCCGCCACAATAATATTTCGGTACCTTTCATTATCGGCTTGCTGCTGCAAAATCTGATCTATTTCAACAATCCTTTCTTTTGGATAGTTTTCTTCAGCTTTTAGTTCCAAGGCTTTTTGGTAATTTACCTTTGCCGGATTGTAATTTTGAGAATTAAACATCCTATCTGCTTGCTGAATCAAATTTGCATAACTTTTGTCCAGTGCATCCTGAGCTGCTTGTGCAGCAGCTAACTCGCGCAAGATTCCGTCTATTTCATCAATACGTTGCTGCGGATAGGCTTCTTCGGGTTTTACATCCAACGCAGCGCGGTACTCGTTGCGTGAATTGTCGTATTCTTTTGCTTCAAAGAAATTATCTGCACGGGCAATGGCATCGGCGTAGTTTTTATCTTTCTCGGCCTGGATAGCTGCCAGTCGTGCGGCTTCTGCAGCTGCAGCTTCCTGTGCTAGACGTGCTCTTTCGGTCCGAATTGAATCAATTTTAGCCAGTTGCTCATCCGGATAAATTTCGTCAGATTTGGCTTGTTTAGCTGTGTTGTAAGCAGCGATGGCAGCATCCCAGCCTTCTTTGCGGAATTCAAGGTCGCCTTCGGCAACTGCTTCTTCATAGGCTTTTTGTGCGGATGAAAGTTGAGCCAGAATGGTGCCTATTTCATCAATACGTTGCTGTGGGTATGCTTCTTCGGGTTTTACATCCAAAGCGGCGCGGTACTCATTTCTTGAATTATCGTATTCTTTTGCATCAAAGAAATTATCTGCACGAGCAACGGCATCGGCGTAGTTTTTATCTTTCTCAGCTTGAATGGCGGCAAGTCGTGCAGCTTCAGCCTCTGCTGCTTCCTGTGCAAGTCGTGCTCTTTCGGTCCGAATTGAATCAATTTTAGCCAGTTGCTCATCCGGATAAATTTCGTCAGATTTGGCTTGTTTAGCTGTGTTGTAAGCAGCGATGGCAGCATCCCAACCTTCTTGGCGGAATTCACGGTCGCCTTCGGCAACTGCTTCTTCGTAGGCTTTTTGTGCAGCTGAAAGTTGAGCCAGAATGGTGCCTATTTCATCAATACGTTGCTGCGGATAGGCTTCTTCCGGTTTTACATCCAAAGCGGCGCGGTATTCATTTCTTGAATTATCGTATTCTTTTGCATTGAAGAAGTTATCTGCACGGGCAACGGCATCGGTGTAGTTTTTATCTTTTTCGGCCTGAATGGCTGCAAGTCGTGCAGCTTCAGCCTCTGCTGCTTCCTGTGCAAGTCGTTCACGAGTTGTTACAATTGAATCAATTTTAGCCAGTTGCTCATCCGGATAAATTTCGTCAGATTTGGCTTGTTTAGCTGTGTTGTAAGCAGCAATGGCAGCATCCCAACCTTCTTTGCGGAATTCACGGTCGCCTTCGGCAACTGCTTCTTCGTAGGCTTTTTGTGCAGCTGAAAGTTGAGCCAGAATGGTGCCTATTTCATCAATACGTTGCTGCGGATAGGCTTCTTCCGGTTTTACATCCAAAGCGGCGCGGTATTCATTTCTTGAATTATCGTATTCTTTTGCATCAAAGAAGTTATCGGCACGGGCAATGGCATCGGCGTAGTTTTTATCTTTCTCAGCCTGGATAGCGGCAAGTCGTGCGGCTTCTGCAGCTGCTGCTTCCTGTGCAAGTCGTTCACGAGTTGTTACAATTGAATCAATTTTCGCAAGTTGCTCATCCGGATAAATTTCATCTGACTTAGCTTGTTTAGCTGTGTTGTATGCAGCAATGGCAGCATCCCAACCTTCTTGGCGGAATTCACGGTCGCCTTCGGCAACTGCTTCTTCGTAGGCTTTTTGTGCTGCTGAAAGTTGAGCCAGAATGGTGCCTATTTCATCAATACGTTGCTGTGGGTATGCTTCTTCGGGTTTTACATCCAAAGCGGCGCGGTATTCATTTCTTGAATTATCGTATTCTTTTGCATCAAAAAAGTTATCTGCACGGGCAATGGCATCGGCGTAGTTTTTATCTTTCTCAGCCTGAATGGCGGCAAGTCGTGCGGCTTCTGCATCTGCAGCTTCCTGTGCAAGTCGTGCTCTGGTAGTTACGATCGAATCAATTTTTGCAAGCTGTTCATCTGGGTAAATTTCGTCAGATTTGGCTTGTTTGGCTGTGTTGTAAGCAGCGATGGCAGCATCCCAGCCTTCTTGGCGGAATTCACGATCGCCTTCAGCAACTGCTTCTTCGTAGGCTTTTTGTGCAGCAGAAAGTTGAGCCAGAATGGTACCTATTTCATCAATACGTTGCTGTGGATAGGCTTCTTCCGGTTTTACATCCAAAGCAGCGCGGTATTCATTTCTTGAATTATCGTATTCTTTTGCATCAAAGAAGTTATCGGCACGGGCAATGGCATCGGCGTAGTTTTTATCTTTCTCAGCCTGGATAGCTGCCAGTCGTGCGGCTTCTGCAGCTGCAGCTGCTTCCAAACGTGCTTTTTCGTCAGCTTCCTTTTGTGCCAACAATCTTGCTTCTTCTGCTATTAATCCGTCAATTTTGCCTATCATTTCCTGCGGATAGCTTTCATCGGGTTTAATTGCACCGGCATCAGCAAAGGCAGTTTTGGCATTCACGTAATTCTTTTGCTCAAAAAACCGGTCACCTTTTGAAACAGCATCCTGGTAGTCGCGTTCTGTTTTTGCAATGGCAACCAAAGCTGCATCAATTTCAACAATTTTATCTTTTGGGTATTTCTCCTTTGGTTTAAGAGATAGAGCTTCATTGTATTTCCCTTTAGCAGCACCATATTCTTTTTGTGCCAGCAAATCATCAGCCGAAGCAATGGATTGATTGTACTGCTCATCAACTCCCTGTTGCGCAAGAATGGTATTGATTGCAGCAATTTGGTCAGATACATGTTTATCTGAGGAATTAATTGCAAGCGCCTTTTCATACAATGACTTTGCGTTTGCATAACTTTTAGCATCAAATTGTTTATCGGCCTGGGTTACAAATTCGGCAAAACTGCGCTCGGTGTAAAGAATTTCATTGATCTCCTCCACACGTTTTTTGGCCCTCGGATCAGTTGGCACCAATGCCAAAGCTTCTTCGTAATTCGTCAGTGCTTCAGGATAATCTTTTCTTTTATACGCTTTGTCGGCCTCAGCAATAAACTTATCAAAGGACATTTGATCCAGAATATCCTTCATTATTTTTTGTGTTTCTTCTATACGTCGTGTGGCTTTTATGTCGCCCGGCCGGTAGTTTAATGCATTCTGAAAAGAAGTTAATGCTCTGTCGTAAAACTGTTTGGTGAATTGTTTTTCCCCCTCAAACATAGCATCGGTATAATTTTCCTGTTTCTCCTGATCTTTTTGTTGTTCGGCCAGCAAACCATTTATTTCGGCAATTTTTGTTTTTGGATATTGCTCATTTGGTTTAATTTCCAAAGCATTGTTAAACACTCCCAAAGCCTCATTGTAGAAGCGTTCTTTTATCGCCTTATCTCCCTGCGCGATCAGATCAAGGTATTTTTCGTCCTGCAGTTGTTTTTGCAACAGATCAGCAATTTTTTTAAGCTGATCATTTACATATTTATCAAAGGGTTTAATGGAAAGGGCACGGTCGTATGACTTTTTTGCTTCGGAATAAGCGGTTTGCATAAAAAACAAATCACCCTCTTTTACCAGATCGTCAAATCGTTTTTGTTTTGCCTGATCCAGTTCTTCAGCAGCCATAATCAATCCAAGCAAATCATTTATTTCGGCAATGCGGTCTTTTGGAAACTGCTCGCCGGGCAATATTTTACTTGCCGCTTTGTAGCCATCGAGTGCAGCCAAAAATTTTTCGCTGCTGTATTCTTTTCCGGCCTGTTCAAGTAACTCATTGTATTCTTTGCGCAACTCAGCCAGTTCGGCACGTGTGAGTTTCGACATGTAGTCCGCATTTTTGTCAACCATCTGACCTTGCAGAATGGCCTGATCTATCAACTTTCTAATTTGAGCATCGTTGTAATACAACTCCGACACAAAATTATCGACACTTGGGCTGTAGAATATCTTTAATACTGTATTTTCTGAGAATGAATTATCAACGCCCGGGATTTCGGTAAACAGGTTAATATCAACCGGGAAAGGTGGGAATTTTGGATCGGTGACTAAAACTGCTTTAGGCACCGCTGTTTCAACCACAATTTTTTGCTGAAAATTGCCTTCGCGCTGAAAGATCAATTCAAATTTATGGTTCCAGTTTAGCTCTACTTTGTATTTACCATCGCCACCAACTCCATAATTGTCAAGCCGGCGACCATCTTCGTACATTTGTATAATAGCACCTTCGGCTGATCCTTCTTCAACCGCAATATGTCCTTCAACCGCCAAACCATTCGCGCGCTGAGCCGATACATTTAATGCGTAAAATACAACTAAAAACCCTGTAAATATCTTGATGTAAATTCCCTTCATAAGCCACTTAAAATAAATCAAACGAAAATATAAACAAATAATTATCCATTGGCTAAAAAGACTGCCAATTTTAAAAGTTCTACGGTTTTTTACAATTTTGAATAAATGATTTACCTTTTATTCAATTTTCCGAGTCAAAAACATTATTTTGTCGCACTTATAAATCTTTTTGCAAAATAATGACAAACAAACGCGAAGCATCCCTTTTTTTGGCCTTGTTGCCAATCCTTATATTAATCGGATTATTAACTCTTAACGTACTCCTATTTGACGACACGCTCTCGGGTGCCAACCAGGTAGCTTTGATGTTAGCCGCTGCAATTGCCGGCGTAATCGCGTTCCGTTTGGGATTTGGATGGGAAAGCATACGAAAAAAGATTGTTTCCACCATAGGATCGGCCATGCCCTCTATTTTAATTCTGCTTCTTATTGGTTCACTTGCCGGCACATGGCTGATAAGTGGTGTTGTTCCTGCTATGATTTATTATGGTTTGGATATTATATCGCCCAAATTATTTTTGTTTACCGCTGTGGTAGTAAGTGCAATTGTAAGTGTAGCTACCGGAAGTTCGTGGTCTACCATTGCAACAATCGGAGTTGCGCTGCTAGGTATTGGTAAAGCCATTGGAATTGATGAAGCAGTGGTTGCCGGGGCGATTATCAGCGGCGCCTATTTTGGCGACAAAATGAGCCCTTTAAGCGATACTACCAACCTGGCACCAGCCATGGCAGGAACCGATTTATTTACGCACATAAAATACATGACATACACCACGGTGCCTACAATGACACTGACGCTGATTATATTTCTTGTTATTGGTTTTAACTACGATTTTTCAACGGCAACAGTGGATGTTGAAAATGTAAAACTGGCCATCGACAGTACCTTTAACACAAGTCCATTGTTATTTTTAGTACCTGTTATTTTGTTGACTGTTATTATTTTAAAAGTTCCGCCGCTGCCCTCGTTACTGATTGGAACATTACTGGGCGGTGTTTTTGCAGTTATTTTCCAACCCGAAATCATACGTCAGATTGCCGGCCATATCGAAAACTATTCAACCGCATCGTATTATTCTGTTATGCAGGCAATGTTTGGCGATATTAGTCTTTCAACAAGCGACGAAAACGTCAATGACTTATTGAGTACTTCCGGGATGCGCGGAATGCTTGACACCGTTTGGCTTATTCTTTCAGCCATGGTATTTGGTGGAGTTATGGAGTCGGCCGGCTTATTGAAACGAATTACACAACCTATCATAAAATATGCAAAAAGCACAGGGAGTTTGGTTGCCTCAACGGTCGCAACCTGTATATTTTTTAATACAACCGCATCCGATCAGTACATTGCTTTGGTTGTTCCCGGGCGAATGTTTCGCAAGTCTTACGAAAACAAAGGACTAAAACCTGAATTGTTAAGCCGTACACTTGAAGACAGTGGTACAATTACATCTGTTCTAATTCCCTGGAATACTTGTGGCGCCACCCAATCAAGAGTGCTCGGAGTGGATACCTGGGCCTATGCACCCTATGCATTTTTCAATATTATTAGTCCTTTTATGACAATACTTTTTGCTTACCTTAACATAAAAATCAGACGATTTGCAAAAGGTGAAAAACCTGAGAACAATACAGAAGAATAAGAATTGCAGATAATTGTAAAAAGATGAATATTTCAGGAAACTGGACATACAAAGAGGATTTTGAATTTGGCAATTCGGTGGGTGAAGTTAAGCTTACACAAACCGGAAATGATGTTAGCGCCACGTTTACTTTTACGGAAAAAGTTGAAAACGATTACGAAATAAATGTAATTGAAAGCGTTAAAGGAATTATTAATGAAGGGAAAGTGGTATTGGAAAGTCAGAAGGTTAAAGCCACTCAAAACGGAAGAACAATTGAATACATACCTAATAATTTTGAAGTGTATTTGGTTTCAGAAAACAAAATGGTAGGCTCGACTTACGACAGCGAAAATGTTTGTGGAGTTTTTGTTATGGAACGTATTAACGTGGAATAGTTGGCTAAAATCAGCATGTTTGAATTGACCGGATTTTAACAATTTGCTAGAATACAATAGTAAGTACACCCCACATTCATTTCTCTTTCTTACATAAAGCTATTTTTTATCGTATTTTAATTTTCAACGCAACCCTGAGCAGCAACTTAACATCTCCTAATTGTTGTAAAATAATCCACTTCGGATTGATTCAAAAAATATTAAAATATGGAAAAGCACATGAATTACCTGCCATCAATTACATTTTTACTACTGTTTTCAACCATCCTGTTTTTAAGTTCGTGTAACGACAAAGAAGATCCGATAGGATTATGGGACGATAACATTAAACTCTCGATAAAACAAGCTGAATTTAATGCCGAAAGTGACTCGATTGTAGTTACTACCGAAGGCAATTGGTGGTGGATTGACGGAATTAGTGTGAACGACAGCACCTATACTTTTTACGACGACGATGCAGTTAATCTGGAATCTGAAGAATACTCAATTCAGAAAGATTGTTATACAGTTGAGCGTCGCAATGCAAATACACTTTTTATAAAAATGGACGAAAACAGTTCGGGAGAAAAAAGATTAATGACCATTTATCTTCAGGCCGGCGACTATTTTGATTCGGTTCATATTGAACAACTCGCAGAGTAGATTAAGTTTAAGGTGTACCAATTACGGTATACACCCGACACTCAAATTAAAATATGAATTTCATAAAAAAAGGGCCACAAGGCCCTTTTTTCTATTCTAAATAAAATTTATTCTTTGTAGAAAACAGCGTCATCGCCATTAAACAAATCAATAACCAACGAATTGTCGGCAGGGAAAATTCCATACATCGAATCGAATGCTTCAATATCGGAAAGTTCAGCTGGCAGTGGTACTCCGGAAGAAGAATAAGAATTTTTGTATTCATTCCAGGGAATAAAAGTTCTGGTTCCGTTTGCGGTCATTGAAACCCCCTGAATTTGAAAATTCACCCAACAAAAATATCCTTTTTCATCTTTGTCGTATTCCACATCTTCAGTTAAAGTGTATTGATATTTGTATGCATATTCATAACTCATGTTTTGTCCGTTCATGGAATAAGAACCAGACAGAACAAGATTACAGATTGTGCTAGTAAATTGCAGCGATGGAGGATTTGAAGTAACGGTCATACTCACTCCGCCTTGGCTTTGTGTGACAGTTTGTGGCTTATCTTTCGAAATCCA contains:
- a CDS encoding metallophosphoesterase family protein, whose translation is MKTIFRLITAGFFALLLASQVSAQKVDLLDFDKNGEFKIVQFTDTHINQKDEDISLVLDVINSVVKSESPDLIVFTGDIVTEDDPRTAYQEIAELIQSYNTKWVVVLGNHDDEHNTSRMKIAKLLTTFPNCLNQVSTDIFGTTNFTLSIGEKKKQALLYFLDSNAYSTLKPKVEGYGWFDNSQINWYKKQSQTFTEQNNGNPIPALAFFHIPLPEYNQVWDTDTLKKVGSKNEDVCCPELNTGMFAAMVEAGDVMGTFVGHDHVNDYIGVLYDIALTYGRCSGVNNAYGELPSGGRVILLTEGKREFATWIREANGKKVLEANYPKSFQ
- the nhaC gene encoding Na+/H+ antiporter NhaC; its protein translation is MTNKREASLFLALLPILILIGLLTLNVLLFDDTLSGANQVALMLAAAIAGVIAFRLGFGWESIRKKIVSTIGSAMPSILILLLIGSLAGTWLISGVVPAMIYYGLDIISPKLFLFTAVVVSAIVSVATGSSWSTIATIGVALLGIGKAIGIDEAVVAGAIISGAYFGDKMSPLSDTTNLAPAMAGTDLFTHIKYMTYTTVPTMTLTLIIFLVIGFNYDFSTATVDVENVKLAIDSTFNTSPLLFLVPVILLTVIILKVPPLPSLLIGTLLGGVFAVIFQPEIIRQIAGHIENYSTASYYSVMQAMFGDISLSTSDENVNDLLSTSGMRGMLDTVWLILSAMVFGGVMESAGLLKRITQPIIKYAKSTGSLVASTVATCIFFNTTASDQYIALVVPGRMFRKSYENKGLKPELLSRTLEDSGTITSVLIPWNTCGATQSRVLGVDTWAYAPYAFFNIISPFMTILFAYLNIKIRRFAKGEKPENNTEE
- a CDS encoding patatin-like phospholipase family protein — its product is MDFRSVYFSLLLLVVFTINGFAQVPDNKEKNKRPKVGLVMSGGGAKGFAYIGLLKVLEEVDMPIDYIGGSSMGAITAALYSVGYSAETISQIIREQDWDSFISDVQERKYVSFEEKLFSDKFVFTLPLQGNGVSLSKSLNTSFNIDLMLNNLFAPVAQISDFSQLPVPFLCVGTDLLTGEAIVLKKGNLARAVRASMAIPGYFSPTKYDGRYLIDGGVVNNYPAEYVKEMGADIIIGLDVQSGLKSSIDEIESITTVLDQVISFYRVEANKRGMKMTDHYVKIDMPYGMLDFNQYDSIMAIGERVARENYADLKALADSLNALDTERPKRIHTPLQDSIDINQIVWADEQIKNYDKYQGFLTEMRNNRTALSDLEQKMLLLNGSRVFNELRYELEPAENDKVDVKIETGNINKGSLSAGIHYDNYSKGSVLINLALRNIKEGRAKLFTDMVLGENPRLKSMFIINNGFKPGFGMETDLYSMSFSQYDHGKKVNKWDFDNLSVSAFIPMTIKNNYLIKFGFKYENFRFKQDVVIDPDLDAYNKFADYGNLFFSFHHDSRNRTTFSSKGRLLELQFKHVFPFSDQWSDILSNGSILSFRYNSNIRMAEKWIYKPEIFAGYTFTDKITPFAESQVTGPRIPAVQHLFAFGGLNPRNYVDSHISFTGLRYLESLGIYAGKISTNFEYNFYPKLYVTFMTDVGMMENELGNLDNIELLLGYGTKFSYNSFIGPVELVFASSNIDRNLNLFFNVGFWF